A window of Rhododendron vialii isolate Sample 1 chromosome 13a, ASM3025357v1 contains these coding sequences:
- the LOC131312284 gene encoding F-box protein At5g03100-like has translation MSSPSNSLTKRNRPVHSPDGRRRSGGGIRETAVVDPFTTLPDSLLIHLLSFLPIGDAVKTQVLSKRWQFLWTYITSLVFHILDPPHTGDDEFVAFVDKTLALCNCSKLKKLAIRFVYEPEYPSSYNMWTQFAIGKGVEEFQLVFEDSLGVLREGDSYLLPQLLYTNSSFKALELAQCNLKPQGVVCWNSLKKLSIGRVKLSEDVIQKILTGSRVLEILELYDVYGFNRLHVSNASVKKLIVRDFWEQEKEYQIYGGHHALLEISAPHLHSLEILGVSVHKMFRVGNVSSLVDAILRFNVMIYSYGPDDYDWYPTMLKELLQSLVHVKKITLGNWAIQVLCIMEGKGLRSPLLKCECLTLDTGITKALLPGIAHMLQSSPNLETLVVSVPLPSTISCEYFSDKVCNFDGKHYWTSRKKPFTCLLFRLQKVKFIGFGQHEVDYYLSFVQFILENARVLQKMVITARMEGNNWQKEFTQAAQKLLSFPRSSPHAVVLFSE, from the exons ATGTCATCGCCGAGCAATTCGTTGACAAAAAGAAACAGACCCGTGCACTCTCCCGACGGACGGCGGAGGAGTGGTGGCGGGATAAGGGAAACTGCCGTCGTCGACCCATTCACCACATTGCCCGACTCTTTGCTCATTCACCTTCTCTCCTTCTTACCAATCGGAGACGCCGTCAAAACCCAGGTTTTGTCCAAACGGTGGCAATTCCTGTGGACTTACATCACTTCCCTTGTTTTTCATATCCTTGATCCTCCACACACAGGCGATGATGAGTTTGTTGCATTCGTTGACAAAACCCTAGCTCTTTGCAACTGTTCTAAGCTCAAGAAACTGGCGATTCGGTTTGTGTACGAGCCGGAGTACCCTTCCAGTTACAATATGTGGACTCAGTTCGCAATAGGGAAGGGGGTGGAGGAGTTTCAACTTGTCTTCGAGGATTCATTGGGTGTTTTGCGTGAGGGTGATAGTTACTTGTTACCACAACTTCTTTATACTAACTCATCGTTCAAGGCATTGGAGCTTGCCCAATGCAATTTGAAGCCCCAAGGAGTCGTTTGCTGGAATTCGCTGAAGAAATTGTCGATTGGGCGCGTGAAATTGAGTGAAGATGTGATTCAGAAGATATTAACGGGTAGTCGTGTGTTGGAGATTCTGGAGTTGTATGACGTTTATGGATTCAATCGTTTGCATGTTAGTAATGCAAGTGTGAAGAAATTGATAGTGAGAGACTTTTGGgaacaagaaaaagaatatCAAATTTATGGCGGACACCATGCTTTGTTGGAAATTTCAGCTCCCCATCTTCACTCGttggagattttgggtgtttcagTTCATAAAATGTTTCGTGTGGGGAATGTATCATCTTTGGTTGATGCTATCCTCAGATTTAATGTGATGATTTATTCATATGGCCCAGATGATTATGATTGGTACCCAACAATGTTAAAAGAACTTCTCCAGAGCCTTGTTCATGTGAAGAAGATAACTTTAGGCAATTGGGCTATACAG GTACTATGCATAATGGAAGGAAAAGGATTGCGCTCTCCACTGTTGAAGTGTGAATGCTTAACTCTTGATACAGGTATCACAAAAGCACTCCTCCCTGGTATAGCACACATGTTGCAAAGTTCACCTAATCTGGAGACATTGGTCGTGTCTGTGCCACTACCCAGTACCATCAGTTGTGAG TACTTTTCGGACAAAGTTTGCAATTTTGATGGAAAGCACTATTGGACATCAAGAAAGAAGCCTTTCACTTGTTTGCTGTTTCGTCTCCAGAAAGTTAAGTTTATCGGTTTTGGACAGCATGAAGTTGACTACTACTTGTCTTTCGTACAATTTATATTGGAGAATGCAAGGGTGCTTCAAAAGATGGTCATCACTGCGAGAATGGAAGGCAATAACTGGCAAAAGGAATTTAcccaagcagctcaaaagctatTAAGCTTTCCAAGATCCTCTCCCCATGCAGTAGTTTTGTTCTCTGAGTAA